One genomic window of Candidatus Kuenenia stuttgartiensis includes the following:
- a CDS encoding alginate export family protein: MRNKFLKTCFSGVAAAVFCFAAAPFAHGAGSSSLEDMERELNALRASVSNLTEQIETVRGGQAVSSAPLGESEKGELEALRSEVNFLKGEFQTAAQAEELKAEDIAGNVYSEFAKKVTLGGSIRTRAEYANGYYSFPGDVTLPGFNPPTIPVGGAATGTRPKSSIDDDYVLNQTRLWADADVNEHLRIFIQLQDSRAFGVEGTTVGFATDGANNRIDIHQGYFDLKNLFDLPLTVRVGRQEIIWGDHRVIGNLVWSNQGRVFDGGRVMWDTDAIHAEAFAMRVDEDGYLSYAVDGSGNSDENVYAGMLSFKKLLPGALIELMYIQKNNQDETAAVSAHTGAGKGNTIIHDFGVRIDGKLPNMDAVDYTLESHGQTGDVGDLDHEAWAFAGRVGYTFKDVAWTPRIGFEYAFASGDDDPTDGDHETFDNLYPTNHMQGNYGFIDLVSWQNMHDFRPSLKVNPTDKLMMQVDYHYFLLAEEEDGWYNAAAGLVAARPAGGYSNDDNLAQEVDFTVSYQLYKNVGILAGYSWFGAEDWIEKNAGDFDTHWGYLQTTVTF, encoded by the coding sequence ATGAGAAATAAATTTTTGAAGACGTGTTTTAGTGGCGTAGCTGCTGCTGTCTTCTGTTTTGCGGCTGCTCCCTTTGCGCATGGGGCTGGTTCTTCCTCGCTGGAAGACATGGAAAGAGAATTGAATGCCTTGAGGGCCTCTGTTTCTAACTTGACGGAACAAATAGAAACAGTAAGGGGTGGCCAAGCTGTTTCGTCTGCTCCTTTGGGCGAAAGCGAAAAAGGAGAATTAGAGGCGTTAAGGAGCGAAGTAAACTTCTTAAAAGGAGAGTTTCAGACCGCAGCACAGGCAGAAGAGCTAAAAGCGGAGGATATTGCAGGAAATGTTTATTCAGAATTTGCAAAGAAGGTAACACTGGGTGGGTCGATCAGGACCAGGGCGGAATATGCTAATGGTTACTACAGTTTTCCAGGGGATGTGACATTACCTGGTTTTAACCCTCCTACCATACCAGTTGGTGGTGCTGCTACAGGGACAAGACCCAAATCGTCTATAGATGATGATTACGTGTTAAACCAGACTAGGCTATGGGCAGATGCGGATGTAAACGAGCATCTCAGGATATTTATCCAGCTTCAGGATTCCAGGGCTTTTGGTGTGGAAGGTACGACTGTTGGATTTGCCACTGATGGGGCAAATAACCGTATCGATATCCACCAGGGTTATTTTGACCTAAAGAATCTTTTCGACCTTCCGTTAACGGTAAGAGTGGGACGCCAGGAAATTATCTGGGGCGATCACAGGGTTATCGGTAACTTAGTCTGGTCTAATCAGGGGCGTGTATTTGATGGCGGCAGGGTTATGTGGGATACGGATGCTATCCATGCAGAAGCCTTCGCAATGAGAGTAGATGAGGATGGTTACCTTTCCTACGCCGTGGATGGCAGCGGGAATTCTGATGAAAATGTATATGCTGGTATGTTATCGTTTAAAAAGCTCTTGCCGGGTGCTTTGATTGAGCTTATGTATATACAAAAGAATAATCAGGACGAAACCGCTGCTGTTAGTGCTCATACAGGGGCTGGGAAGGGAAACACCATTATTCATGATTTCGGCGTAAGGATTGACGGTAAATTGCCAAACATGGATGCCGTAGATTATACATTGGAATCCCACGGTCAGACCGGTGATGTCGGTGATCTTGACCATGAGGCATGGGCATTTGCAGGCAGGGTTGGATATACCTTTAAGGATGTGGCATGGACTCCTCGCATAGGGTTTGAATATGCCTTTGCTTCGGGTGACGATGATCCAACAGATGGGGATCACGAGACCTTTGATAATCTCTATCCCACAAACCACATGCAGGGCAACTACGGTTTTATCGATTTGGTTTCATGGCAGAATATGCATGACTTCAGGCCTAGTTTAAAGGTTAACCCAACCGATAAATTAATGATGCAGGTGGATTATCACTACTTCCTGCTGGCCGAGGAAGAAGATGGTTGGTATAACGCAGCTGCCGGTCTTGTTGCTGCACGTCCAGCCGGCGGTTATTCTAACGATGACAATCTGGCGCAGGAGGTTGATTTTACGGTAAGCTATCAATTGTATAAAAATGTAGGTATCCTTGCTGGATATTCATGGTTCGGCGCTGAGGACTGGATCGAGAAGAACGCCGGTGATTTTGATACACATTGGGGCTATTTACAAACAACTGTTACATTCTAA
- a CDS encoding SPFH domain-containing protein, giving the protein MDKDFKPKSKKFHLYRKTFVSVLVLAFIAGGIYGGKELSWKELAPDEVAVIVNNLTGSIKQINRAGAIVYYPFIQDIYILDKRELVLKMTAAEINEKQPQGNPLIIKTIDGGEVVLDLQIQYILNPEYASHIIQNTGIGDVYKQKWVYDYARTICYYCYGELGIDEFPSASKRDAKADKARLEINTFLEPHGFFLTSINLTDYRYYREYAEKIQERRLADKEVEEQKTRAKAAMENQRRVIVEETKKKEVRVARFRGDCDKRIMDARGTAEAKKQEAEAYLIKATFEAEADFERLSQEAHAVLVTVKSEAEGLAALRDAFEGNGSRNLVRLEYAKRLKNAIVRGVPIVRSGIEVPQSIQRFKYIEDAPKIDYSRPEPPDAPMVSPMQPGPQKSD; this is encoded by the coding sequence ATGGACAAAGACTTCAAACCAAAAAGTAAAAAATTCCACCTCTACAGGAAGACTTTTGTATCGGTACTTGTTCTGGCTTTTATCGCTGGAGGTATTTACGGCGGCAAAGAGCTAAGCTGGAAAGAACTTGCGCCAGACGAAGTAGCCGTAATCGTAAACAATTTAACTGGCAGCATAAAGCAAATTAATCGTGCAGGTGCGATTGTTTATTACCCTTTTATTCAGGATATTTATATATTAGACAAGCGTGAGCTGGTATTGAAGATGACGGCCGCTGAGATCAATGAAAAGCAACCACAGGGAAACCCTCTTATAATAAAAACTATTGACGGTGGTGAAGTTGTGTTGGATTTACAGATACAATATATCCTGAATCCGGAGTACGCTTCACACATAATTCAAAACACCGGCATTGGCGATGTTTACAAACAAAAATGGGTTTATGATTATGCACGCACCATTTGTTATTACTGTTACGGAGAGCTAGGTATAGATGAATTCCCAAGCGCTTCAAAACGCGATGCAAAAGCAGACAAAGCACGACTCGAAATTAATACTTTTTTAGAGCCGCATGGTTTTTTTCTTACTTCGATAAACCTCACAGATTATCGCTACTATAGAGAATACGCCGAAAAAATACAAGAGAGACGATTGGCTGACAAAGAAGTGGAAGAACAAAAAACCAGGGCAAAGGCGGCAATGGAAAACCAGAGGAGGGTAATCGTCGAAGAGACAAAAAAGAAAGAGGTGCGTGTGGCCAGATTCAGGGGTGATTGTGATAAAAGAATCATGGATGCAAGAGGTACTGCAGAGGCCAAGAAACAAGAGGCGGAAGCTTATTTAATAAAAGCAACATTTGAGGCAGAAGCCGATTTTGAGCGCTTGTCACAGGAAGCGCATGCCGTACTTGTAACGGTGAAGTCAGAGGCCGAAGGACTTGCCGCGTTAAGGGACGCTTTTGAAGGAAACGGAAGCCGCAATCTGGTCAGACTTGAATATGCAAAACGTCTGAAAAATGCCATTGTACGCGGTGTTCCGATTGTCAGAAGCGGGATCGAAGTACCGCAATCGATACAACGTTTCAAGTATATCGAAGACGCTCCCAAGATTGATTACTCACGCCCGGAACCTCCAGACGCGCCGATGGTTAGCCCGATGCAACCAGGTCCTCAAAAATCAGATTAA